Genomic window (Deinococcota bacterium):
GAGTTCAGGTGGGAGGACGAGCTGCTCTACCTCGTCGGCACCCTCAGGAACACCACCGGCCGGGCGCTGGCGGGGGGCAACCTCGACATCGCCCTCTTCGACGACCACGGCCAGGAGCTGGGCAGGGTCGGCGCGAGCTACACCCGAATCGAAAACCTGGGCGCGAACGAAGCGCGCGCCTTTCGCGCCTGGATTCCCTTTGAAGAGGCGAGGGAGGCGCGCGTCGTGAGCCTGTGGGCGTACTGAGCGGGCGGCTACCCTCTCGAGCGCGTCTTTGGGCGTCGCGGCCGCCAAGCCAAGGGCTCGACATGAGTCGTCGCGGTGAGGCGGGGAGGTGGCCGGGCCAGGTCATGCTCGAGCGCCGCCTCGACGGTCGTGTCGGGACGAAGACGTCGGCTTCGGCAAAGCGGTGATAGCCCGCCTGCCGCGAGCTTACCTCTCGTCCTCGAGGTCGTCTTTGAGGTCGTCCTCGAGCTCACCTCCAAGCGCCTCTCCCTCGAGGGTATCCATGAAGCGCACGAGGTCCTCGCCCTGGTAGTCGGTGACGGTGTCCTTGATGAGCGTAAGCGCCGCCTGGGCCGCCTCCTCGGGCACCAGGACGTAGTGCGTGCCCAGGCTGTGGGTGCCTAAGTGGCTGAGAACGTCCGTCAGCCGGCCGGGCGACCTGACCATCGCCACGAAGCCCTCGTCCTCCAAGAGCGCCGCCACCATCTCGGCGAGCGCCGCGGCGGGCGCCTCGTCCACGACCGTCCAGCGGTCGCCGTTGATAAGCACGGTCTCTCCTTTGTGGGGTTCGCCTTTCATAAGTTCGGGGGTTGGCGGTTGGGGCCGGGGTCTGGGGGAAGCCAAACCCTGGGCCCCAACCCCTAGACCCCAGACCCTCCTTTCAGATAGGCGCGGGCGAGCGCCGCATAGGCGGCTCGAGCGGTCTTTAGGTGGGCAAGCGGCACGCTCTCCCGGGTGGTGTGGGCGAGTTCCTCCTCGCCCGGTCCGAAGCCGATGACCACCGCGCCCGTCTTGGCCAGGTGGGGCGCGTCGGTGGCGAACCACCAGACGCCCTCCTGGAAGTCTCTGCCGTGCGCGGGCAGCGTCTCCTGCAAGACCGCCCGGGCTAGGGTCACCTGCGCGTTCTCGCCCGGCGCCAGGTAGGGCGGCGCGATGCGGGGCAGGTCGCACATGACCTTGCCGCTCTCGCTGGCGCTCCGCTCGGCGGGCA
Coding sequences:
- a CDS encoding FxLYD domain-containing protein encodes the protein MIAALAALTTGVMVLAYALLRARRKRIDLALAGVVMLGLGGVMLRPEPAPQEASAAQTRTFTTVQPSGPAVALTDLEFRWEDELLYLVGTLRNTTGRALAGGNLDIALFDDHGQELGRVGASYTRIENLGANEARAFRAWIPFEEAREARVVSLWAY